The Corylus avellana chromosome ca11, CavTom2PMs-1.0 genome contains the following window.
ATTGCTAGACATTGCCTTGTCCTTACTCATCTTCTTTTCGCACCTTCTCATTTTTGGCTGTGTAACCAATGCTGAAGCCTCCTACATTCGTGGCTGCCTTGACAAATACACTAGCTGGTCGGGGCAATCCATTAATGCTAGTAAGTCTACTATCCATTTCAGCGAAAAGACCAACCCTAACACCATCAATTCCATTCAAACCATCCTTCCTTTCAATTGTAATCCCTCAAACTTCATTTACCTTGCCTTGGCTTCCCCATTTTGTTTGGCAGCTCGAAGATGGGGTGTTATTCATGATATCCTAGATAAAGTTCAAGGCAGAATAGAGGGGTGGAGGGTTGAATCCCTCCCTCAAGTAGGGAGAACTGTTCGAAATTTCGAATCAAAACAATTGATGCCTATATCCCTACATATGCAATGAGTAACTTTCTCGTCCCCATTGGCCTTGGCAGCAGGTTGGATAAAATGTTTGACTTTTGTTGGAGTTTCCCCCCAAAAAAGCCCGCAATCTTTCTCTTAAATCTTGGAATTTCTTGTGTCTTCCTGAGGCCTTGGGAGGTTCGGGTTTTAGGGTCATGATGGATGTTAACTTGGCTCTCATAGCCAAGCTTGATTGGAAGCTCTTATCAAACTCAAACCGCACTTGGGTCAGTTCGGTGTCCCAGCTGCAAGGTAAGTATCTCAAAATTGGAACTTCTCTATCCTCCCATACCCCCTCTTCTTGCACTTGGGGAAAGGAATCGTTAAGACCCGGAACCTTCTTTCTCGAGGGGTTTGTCATAGCTGCACTTGGGTCAGTTCGGTGTCCCAGCTGCAAGGTAAGTATCTCAAAATTGGAACTTTTCGATCCTCCCATATCCCCTCTTCTTGCACTTGGCTTTGGAAAGGAATCCTTAAGACCCGGAACCTTCTTTCTCAAGGGGTTTGTCACACAAACTCTTTTCTCTCCATTTGGGATTCTTCTTGGATTCCCACCTCTACCTCTTTCAAACCCATTCCTAAAAACCAAAGTAATCTCTCCCTCCTCTCCCTCACCATCCAGGATCTCATCTCTCCCAACACCCTTTCCAGGAACCTCCTAGGAAAGACTCATTTGTTTCAGATTTACGCTACAGTTGCTTGTGACCTTTCTTGGTTCCACGGGAATAAAGCAGCCCATGAAGGGGTCATTCCAGATGCTCGGACGCTATCCTTCTCCATCAAGAAAGTCTCTTTGGAGCACCACATGGCTTAGAAGAACATTTCCACTCCCCTGGCAGAAAAATGGTCCCCCCCAATTGATGGCTCCTTCAAGATTAATTTTGACACAACAATTAGGGAGTCCTTCTCTGCCCAATCTGTCATATGCCGTGACTCCAATGGAAAGATTTTCAAGGCTATATCTCAAATAAGGCCCCCTTGTGTGATCCTACTTATGGGGAGGCTACTGCTGCCTTCCTTGCAGCGTCTTTGGCAGCCTCCCTCAAGCTCAAAGATTTCATTTTGGAaggcaattacttacaaaaaaaaacattgattcAAATGCACCTTTCGTATGCATTAGTGAGATTACTTATAGATCATAAccattcaaaatatatatgcaaataGCAAAAGTAGACATCTTCAAGCACTAATAATCATAGCCAAATCATCATTTTCTCACCTGAACTTGGCTAGATTGTTGAAGATCTATGATTACTAGATTGTTGAAAATGATGGTTTGGCTATGATTAATAAATATTCGTTTGCTCACATGAATTCGAATAGTGGATACTAGTGCATGTTAAGGGCAAAAATAAGACATTTTTTACACAAAAAGATAagcaaataatttatattttcactTTGTTATCTCTTGGTTAATGACTCTTCGGGTGCttttggcattgcaatttcatagacaaaaagtgtgattttaaaccaaatctcagaaaatgaaaaaaaggtaAAGCACCATCATGAATGGGGTGCCCCCCCTATGACATAGTTGTGTGTGTGGCGCACATAAAAAGCCATAGATCCTTTCATAATTGCCCCATAACAAACTCTATTGTGGCATGAGCAGGCAAAAAGGGCCATCCAAGTCTCCAGGAGTTTCCTTATAAACATCAAAAGGTAACGCTTTTAAATTCTTGCTACATGCACAGTCAATGGCAAGGAACATCATATGCACTTCCGTTAGCAAGGGAACATCATAAATTTAAGACATTTCAACAAGGCAATAAGCTGATTGCTTTTTAATTCACCTTGtcaaaaaagaaagcaagagatatatattttaacaaccaaaagaaagaaagaaaagaaaaaaaaaaaattccaatctCTGGACAAATTTCAGTTCCTATGAAATGAATGATTATAGTGTACCCATGAGGAATCTCCCAAGTACTCATGCCACGTGAAGAAAATGAGGCTATGTGGTCACTGTAGTCAATGCCATCAACACCAATGACATCACTCTGGTCTACTGGATTGTTTAAGGTGCCATAAAGTGGTCCATCATTTCCAATTGCCGAAACCATAATTATGTTATTTGCTGTTATTTCCCAAACCTAGAGAACAAAGCAACATTAACCTATGTAAAAGGGGGGGAAATGCGATTGTGACAAAATTAATCTAGCAACCAAAACATAATTTGGGAATATCAGGTAATACTACTATTAGCATTGTGATGGAAGTAACTGCACAGGTATTACGTTAACACATAACAGGCCATGTTGAAAATAAGAAGTTTATTATAGATGATTATGCTGATATGATTCTTCCAGTTTTTCAATGGtaagtaaataaattaaggACTCTTTTTATTACCCCCAAACAGAGTAAATAAACTATGCAGCAAATAGGCAGGAGAGCGGGCTGCTGATACAGGGGAGTTCATCATGCATTGGTTCAGGGGGTAACAGTGAAAGGAAAAGTTTGGGGGTGAATGGGTCGTTGGATGTGGGTATGTCTTTGGAAAGCTCATCAGCTCAAAGGGTCAATTATCATTTGGGTGATCAGTTTTGGCATCTGGTGGTAGATGTTGGACAAAAGAACAACATGCCCTTTTTGAATTCTTGCTCTGGAACCCATCTGGTGCTCTTGGAGAATGGGGGCAGAGAAAGCAATACATtatccccttttttttaaagaaaaaaacctaTTAAATCCAATCTTATCAAGTCAGTTAGAGACATAACAAGCCAACACCATCTTACCTTCTCAACAAACGGGAGATCCAAGTAATCAGGTCCGCCTATACTCAAATTCAATACATCCCATCCATATTGGTTGCAATGGCATAGTTGAATGCATCAAGGAACCATGATGTGTATGATACCTGCAATAGGCTGAATAAAATCTTCTCACAATCTCAACAAGTTTTCttgacaaaatcaaaataaaaaaataaaaaagcccaaTAAACATATTATGTACTAAATACAAACTTCTCAAAAACTCctgaaaacaaattttagtgAACCATTGAAAAATAGATTCAGTCATTTTACAAGTCGTGCTAGGCTTTCTCAAACTTAGGAGTACTTAAAAATCCTATGGATGAACTGCAATTCAGAATTACACATGATTGCAGAACTTGAAACCGAATATAGAGGATAAAAGGTGAGATATAAATGCAACTTCAAGTCTGAATGGTGTACATAGAAAACTAAATATAAGAACACACAAGCAGTAATACCAGTAACAATGTGCATTACCTGTGCATCAGTAAATACGCGAAAAGCATAAATCTCGGTATCTAGAGCAAAACCAAGACACTCTGCATCTCCACCAGCAATAACACCAGCAACAAATGTCCCATGTCCGAGATTGTCATTTAGCGTATCCTCATTTGTCCAGTTTGTACGCTCCTGAACACAACCTCAAAACTAGTAAAACTCCTCCACTAAAAGCACATCTAAAGTTTGCTTACAATGGAAATAAAGAcattaaacataaaaacaaagaacaatccAAAGGATTCTCCCTATCGGTAATACCTAGATATTACGAAAATGTGGGTGATTAGCTCGAATGCCAGTGTCAAATATGGCCATTTTGACTTTTGCACCAGTGTACCCTTTTGACCAGAGAACTTCCGCTCCAAACAAGGAAGTAACTTGAGATCTCTGCAACCATAAAATGGATGTTGGAGCATAAGAATACATCAAGAACTTGAAAGGCCATGTTCTGGGCGCATCAAAAAGAAGTTAATCATGTTCTAGTCTACATCCATAAGCAGCAAAAGAATGTAGATTCTTGTAAATATCTGGcctcaataaataaattttcacaGCGTTCAGAGTTGTGTATTTGGAAACACGACATGGATTATGCAAAAAGGAACAGAAACACTCGCATTAAAAGCTTCCAACACCATAGAAACTACATATATCATAAGAAAGAACCAATGACAAACACGAAGTTGACAAATGCTCCATATCAATTACCAAGAATTTGGCCAGCatcaaatttcatatttttcactAACTAATACACGCGGGCTCTTCATATCTTGCAAGTAACCAAGTTGAAATTTCATTTTCCCATTTCCCAATTCCCAAATTTCccaccaaccaaacaaaacccaaattgCAACGatcaaagacaaaattaccTGCATCAAGAGCTGGCGTCCTAATTTAACCGAAGCATTACTAATTGCGGAGTGATACTCGCCCTCGCCCTCGCCCTCTCTAAATGACATCGCCGTGAAAATCTTCCCCGGACGCTTCTTCCCGTCCACAAAAGCCCCAACTCTAGCCCTAGCCCTCTTCTCCTCCCCAAGCAAATCCCTCCTGTAGCTCAAATCCAAATTCACATCCTTCACCAGCCCCAGCTTCCCAATCTCCCCTACCACCCTCTCTATCGCAAACTCCTGGATCGACACCAACCCAAAATCGGTCGGGTACTTGGCTGCCGGGTTCTTCCGCTCGATCCATTCCCAGCCATCGGATTGAACCTCGATTCCAGATAAGCCCGGTGCTCCTCCGCGAGCCTGTACTGGAGGAACCGGACGATGTAGTGGTTGCGAGGGGCTTGGGGTCGAGGCAGAGTCGAATTGGGTAGTGAGGgatttagggttagggtttgagATGCGAGAGGAGTGGGTCTGAAacggaggagagagagggaaatGAAGAGGACGAGGAAAGAGAGTGATAGGAACGTGAAGGTaaatgaggaggaggaggaggaggtttGGCGGGTGATCATGGCAGAGAAGGTGAAATGGAGCTGGGTGAGAGTTCGCTGATTTGGCGGGAAAGTTCCCGCATCGGAGACTGGAGAGATTGTTACGTGGAATCCGACGCCTCTTTGTTCAGGTGAGTTTCGTTTCGTTTCTTTCTTGCGTTTCTCTCCGTCTCTCGGTGGGAGGTCTTGGTGCGGGACGAAACGATTTTTTCATAAgaaatgttcaaaatatagcaTACCATTTTGTTTTGGGAAAGAGAAGTGCTACACGCACACTAACTAACTGTACAGTCCTGCTGACGTGGCACTGCCATGTCAGATTTCATTATCccacgtcatttttttttttttttaaagtcatcGTATCTCATTTCTTGCTGTCAAACTTCTTCTCAAAATTGTGTGACGTTatggattatatatatgatgtgatttttaaaattattttcatatatttttgattaattttgcaGTTTTCAACCGTTTAATACTGATTTAGATCAGTCTTATTACCAAATTACTTGTTTAATAGTATGTGCTACTATGATACTCTTTTATATTGGATTGCTTGTTGAAATAATTGAAGTTAGGGGAAattgacataattttttttttgatttataagAGGTGAGTGAGTGCTTTGCTGGTGGGTGAGGGCTTTGTTCAACCTTTGGCCCGAGTTTGGCTTGTTTAGTTGTTTACATCAAGtttttctatcaaaaaaaaaaaaaattgtatctttttctttgtaaattgcTGAATAAGTTTTTGGAGAAtcagcaaaaagaaaacaaaatttttagtcTTAATACGGTTTCCCTCATTAGCATGGGAAGGAAATACCCATTTGACTGGCAGACTGAGAATTTTGTCGAGTGACTGAAATTTCTTTCGTTGGTGTTTAGCTTTGGGAGTCTCTGGAGGCCCTGACAGTACGGCACTTTGTGTTTTAACTTCCAGTTGGAAAACCAATGGCCTTAATGCTGCTGGAGAGAGTAGTGGTTTCATTGATGGGATTTTGGCAATAATTGTCGATCATGGGCGACGTGCCGAAAGCAAAGATGAGGCAAACATTGTGAGCAATCGGGTTTCTCAAATGGGTACACTTTGCACTGACATCCTTTTGGctcccccttccccctcttTTTGGTTTAATATCGTGTATTGAGTTTAGATATTCAATGGCAATAGATGGGCTGGGGCTTATATGAACTTCGTGTAGGAATCAGATGTGAGATTGCCCATTGTGATTGGCTAGATGGTAGGCCAAAACAGGGTCACTTGCAAGAAGCAGCTCGTGACATgaggtatttatttatttatttgtcctGTTTGCAGATTAGTTAGGCATCTAATACTTCTCTGggtttttttatctttaaactTGAATAGAAAAGATTCAAACTATGCTCTAATTTGATGAAGAGAAGTTGCTTGATTTGCAAATTTGGTTGAATTTCAGGTATCAAACTTTTCAGAAAGTTTGTGACCGACATCAGATTGGTGTTTTGCTTATTGCGCATCATGCAGATGACCAGGTTCGACCAACaatagtctctctctctctctctctctctcttgcatcTTCTCGTGTGTATGTTAGCACGCGCACAGGTGCATGGCATATGCATTAGTGTATCTTACATGTTCAAGTTTATGGTTCTTAAGAGTGTTCTGAGTCCACTAGCAGGCATAGACAGTTTTGTTCCATTGATGCAGAAGTTCCTTATtcataaattcaaaattgaaagaaataatCTGTTTATGTTCTTGTATTTATGGTGCTTTATCCTCATCTATGTTGATTTCAACTTCGAAGGCTTGTTACAAATGCTAGACATGTAGTGATGCTGAGACAAAATGCAGGCGGAGTTATTCATTCTTAGACTGTCTCGCAATAGTGGTGTGCTTGGACTTGCGGCCATGCCTTTCACATCTCAAATATTCTCTACATATTCACATTCTTTTGGTGGAGTCTCAAATAAGCATGTTATTCTTCTTGTCCAACCACTCttggatttttcaaaagaaGATATGTACAAGGTTAGTAGTGTAGAACTGTAGAAGACATACGTTGTGAGTTCAATCTGTATATATCTTGAGTTTGGCACAGAAATTGTGTTGAATCGCCATTAATTTATCTTTTGCAGATATGCCTTTGGGGTAATCAGGAATGGGTGGAAGACCCatcaaatcaaattcttttctttgcGCGTAATAGGATTCGAATGTCATTAAGGGATTTGTCATCATGTGAGTTGGCTGAAATGATAGCTCTCATGGTGTAGTTTAAATCTGTAAACTGTCTACTATAAAATGTGGAATttcactcactctctctctctctctctctctttttagtTCTTGTTCTCTGCTGgcaaaaaaataacattatctGTGCTTTGCATGATTTGCTAAATCCATTGAGGTGCTGTATGTAATATCTCCTTATTTAGGGGGTGCTACCACGACTTTTCTTAATTGCAAACACGAGCTAGACATATTCAAATAactttttgcttatttttcagGCATATTCAAGTCTGAGCTACAAGCAGTTATCTCTGCCTGTCGAAGAACACACTCATACGTTGACCAAGTTTGTAGTAAATTGATAAACGAGGCAGTGGTCGTCATTAATGTAAGCAGATTTTTTACTGTTTGTATTTCGATATCTATATAATAGACTAATTTTTGCATTTGAATTTAGTAGATCAATACAAAGTTCTTTATGTCGTTAATCCTACCCATTAGGAGTACGCAGTTATTGATATGTGGATTCTGCCTGCAGCAGGGTTATGCTGTTATTGATTTGCAGATTCTTAATCCATCAAAACTGGAGGACATATGCCTGTCAAGGTTTCTTGCGTTGGTTTTGCAGGTACCACAATCCTTAGCATGTATGTTGTCTGacatcttcattttttcttaagAACTCTTCTAATTTGAATTACACGTGTCACTGCTCTTGTTAAAACTATATTCATTTGAATCTTTCAGTTCATCTCGCAAAGGTATAGGCCAGTTAGAGGAAGTGCTTCAAAATTGCTGTTGGACTACATTCGTACTTTCCCATGCAAGGTACATCTACTTTCACATATATATGGGTCTTAGTTCTTCATGAAATCATCTATTGGTCTCGCACGTTGTTCTATATCCCAAATGCATAGCAAGTTTGGCGTGCAAATTAGACACAAACGTCCCTGGCAGTATATTGGATAACCCTCTCAAGCTTACACAAATGTCTATATTGCATGCGTTAAAATTTCAGTTATAAAATCATGTACAAGTTGTTATACATTATTAAATCTTTTACATTTGATTATTGTCTGTTTTTAAGGAtgtaattttcactttttccagAAAAATTCATTTAAGATTTTGAGAATAG
Protein-coding sequences here:
- the LOC132165186 gene encoding uncharacterized protein LOC132165186, producing MSDFIIPPLGVSGGPDSTALCVLTSSWKTNGLNAAGESSGFIDGILAIIVDHGRRAESKDEANIVSNRVSQMGIRCEIAHCDWLDGRPKQGHLQEAARDMRYQTFQKVCDRHQIGVLLIAHHADDQAELFILRLSRNSGVLGLAAMPFTSQIFSTYSHSFGGVSNKHVILLVQPLLDFSKEDMYKICLWGNQEWVEDPSNQILFFARNRIRMSLRDLSSCIFKSELQAVISACRRTHSYVDQVCSKLINEAVVVINQGYAVIDLQILNPSKLEDICLSRFLALVLQFISQRYRPVRGSASKLLLDYIRTFPCKVVAMTFWMNRLI